The window TAGAACACCATGCTCAAAATTGTGTTAACTTGACTGTTTTTTGTCTTCCTAGGTGGTGTGATACTGTCTTTTAGTGTATCCATTGTGATTGGACTGGTGATTGGTGCAATAATATGGATTATGTTCATGTGTCTGTCCCGTCGCAGAGCCAGTGCTCATATCTCCCCTAGGATGTCCTTGACCACTAGACGAAACACCAGAGCTTCTCTCAATCAGGCTTCTAATCGGACCGGGTTCTACCGAAACAGCAGCTGTGAGCGCCGCAGTAATCTCAGTTTGGCCAGCCTCACTTTTCAGAGGCAAAACTCCCAGGAACAAGCCGATTCGTTCCCAAGAAAGCCGAGCTTCCGAGCATCCACGTTCCACCCTTTTTTGCAGTGTCCTCCTCTTCCAGTAGAAGCTGAAAGCCAACTGGTAACGCTTCCACGCAGCAACAGCACCACTTCTCCTGCTACTGGCAGTTCATCCAGTCCTGAATTCCGGTGGAACAACAGCCTACGTTCCTGCCATTCTACACAAACACCACCTCCGGCCTATGAAAGCATCATTAAAGCGTTTCCAGACTCATGCTCTTGAATAATgccctatttcttttttttttaagagggatTTTAAATATAATAAATTGGATGACTAGGAAACTTCCTATTGCTGCCACTTTCTATAGTACATTTTTATATGACATATTGC is drawn from Geotrypetes seraphini chromosome 3, aGeoSer1.1, whole genome shotgun sequence and contains these coding sequences:
- the MYCT1 gene encoding myc target protein 1, producing MAEKTVNTTTRFSQIFPENFWGGVILSFSVSIVIGLVIGAIIWIMFMCLSRRRASAHISPRMSLTTRRNTRASLNQASNRTGFYRNSSCERRSNLSLASLTFQRQNSQEQADSFPRKPSFRASTFHPFLQCPPLPVEAESQLVTLPRSNSTTSPATGSSSSPEFRWNNSLRSCHSTQTPPPAYESIIKAFPDSCS